The segment TTATGTAACTATTCACGGAGATATGTATGATGATATCTATTCTTCTCCGGATTAACCCTTGCGAAACGGCGCTAATGCAGGGAACAAAATTGATTATATTGGTGTCAGTACTAATAAACGGGAAGTCAATTTTTTTGATGCATATGGAAATAGGGTGGATTTACCGATGATGGTGCTCATCGAAAGGGGAAAGATGTATGGCCAGCGGGAAACATCTGACTATATGTTGCCATTTCATTTGCTTCCTGTTTTCCGAATTTATCAGGACCGGAAAGGTCATTGATTAAAAATAAAAGGTTAGTAACAATAATAAATTAAGGAGCCGAAAAAATGCAGACAATTGGAGAGGGGGGAAGGCTTTGAAACAGGGAAGAAAAATATTATTTATCTTCTTGTTTATCATGATTCCTGGAATATTTGTTGGGTGTTCAAACACACAAAGTGCCGGTCAAAATCAGATTGAATCGCCGAGTAATTCCAATGATCAGCAAACTGAAGAAGATTTCATATACGCGGCGGAAATAAAAGATACAGTGGATAGTCTGACTTTACTTGATGATTCAAAGATTGATATTGACCAAGATGGACGGGAAGAGTCTGTCGAATTATACACAGCCGCTGCAAAAGACCCTAAAGGTCAAATCGCCTGGGATGACGGTCAGCGCTGGCTGTTGAGAGTTACGTATGGCGATAGTGAGTTTATTCTTTTTGATGATTATGTTCAACTTGGTGATTTAAACTACTGGCTGTATACCTCGGAACAAAATACTGTACATATAACTACAATACAGAATTGTGATGCGGATTTTTTATTCAGCGACAATGTATTTGATAAAGAAAAGAAGCGTTTTGAGAGGAAAGTCGTATTTAGACCTTATAATGTAATTATGTCAGATTACTCTCGTTATTAAAATATTAAAAGTGGAGTGATACTTATGAGTTACAATTTGGATGATCAATTAAGGAAGCGCTTTGTTTGCAGCAAGTGTAAATCATCCGGTGCTTTGGTTAAACGTTTTGCAGCAACAGGAACCGGGTTTTCCAAGATGTTTGACATTCAGCATAACCATTTTATTGCGGCTTCATGCAAAAATTGTGGATTTACCGAGATATACAACCCGGAGATTCTTGAAGGTAAGGATGGATTAGGAAATTTATTCGATATACTTTTTGGTTAGTTGTTGGTCAAAGGAAGAAGTTAGCGAGGAGTTATGAATGATGCGAAAGGTATTTAGACGTCCAATCGAATATTATGATGAAAGAATTTCTTCAATCGATGAGCAAATTTGCACGCTGATAAAGCAAAGAAGAGAAATTTCGAACAATAATCCGGGGTTTCCTCCGCCTGAGTATATTTCCAATTGGGCAAGTAAGTTCTCACTGTACGAGAATTTATTAAATTCAGTATTCGGGGCCTTGGCAAACGAGAAACATTTTCGGCCAATGGTTGAACCCGAGGGATTCCGAATGCATTTGCCAATCCTAAAATCAACTGAAAAAGGTGAAAAATTATATACTGTAACCTTTATTCGGCAGTTCACTAACGCCAGCGTTGTAAACTTTAATGTAGATTGGGACGGTACAAATGATTCACTGATGGACCGGCCCCAGCACAGTTTCTTTGAATTGATTATCGGAGAGCAGTACAATTGCCGAATGGCTGGTGGAGGCGGTTCAACAGGACACTATACTTACAACTTTATTGTCTCACCACCATTATCAGATGATATTTCAGGAATAGACTTGGTTTTTAAAGAGTATAGTGCTCCACATAAACCAACAGGTCTTGAAATTGTAATTCATGTGGAATAAATGATTCTGGTTTTGATGAACTCAAGAAACCATTTAAAATTTGCATTATTATTGTGTACAGCTATTGTATCATGCAAAAATTGTGGAAGTAGCAATAGAATTGGTAGCCCCGAGTATTATCAGCGGGAGGGGTTACCCCTTAGCCTAGTCAGAGGTGATAAAGATGGTATGCGGAAATGGTTGAGCGTTACTCATGTCCGGATTGTGGTATAATTAACTTTACCTCTGATCTTGAGGGCTATCGTAAATGCGGCACAACACCAAGTAGTGCCTATGTGTGCCAGCATAAAGGTGAAATCATTCAACACCCGGCTGTGAAATCTTGATTGATGAAAAGGTGGGCACACAGTGAACTATAAAAGGATCATTTTAGTTTTAATTATTTTTTCGATTGG is part of the Phosphitispora fastidiosa genome and harbors:
- a CDS encoding zinc ribbon domain-containing protein, with product MSYNLDDQLRKRFVCSKCKSSGALVKRFAATGTGFSKMFDIQHNHFIAASCKNCGFTEIYNPEILEGKDGLGNLFDILFG